Proteins from a single region of Diaphorobacter limosus:
- a CDS encoding DUF3488 and transglutaminase-like domain-containing protein, with protein sequence MTLAGRLAPLSRLPRDARDTLFLLAVIACCIAPLAAHLPAWASAMTATLLAWRGWLAVGGRPLPGRWLTALLLALVVLLTLLSHGTIVGRDAGVTLIVMLLALKTLELRARRDAMVVFFLGFFTLLANFFYSQALPIAALMLVALLGLLTALVNAHMPVGRPPFLQAMRTAAHMMLLGAPLMALLFVLFPRMAPLWGLPVDKTSARTGLSAQMSIGSMASLVQDGSVALRVRFDGGEPPAPQELYFRGPVLTAFNGREWFALSQPEARAVAGWAAPTAANLQVQGAPLGYELTLEPHQQTWLLTLDAAQAPPELPHGGRALMSPELQWSATRPIHSVLRYRAESHLRFTHGPQRRTPQMQPYVQLPPELNPRTLALARQMQANPRLAAGGAQAFVDDALRRLRSGGYRYTLEPGLYGAHTADEFWFDRKEGFCEHIASAFVVLMRALDVPARIITGYQGGQQNPIDGYWTVHQSDAHAWAEVWIAGRGWVRVDPTSAVAPGRVGQLQRLQAPRGMLGTAMDAVVSPTLVQHLRTVWEAANNGWNQWVLNYTQARQFDLLKTLGFAAPSWLDLVRLLGLLICAAALAGALWALWERSRQDPWQRLLLKARARLARAGLALPAHLPPRAMASQARERLGAPAEAAAQWLLRLEQTRYAPQPDATLGQLRREFARLPWPTAQSRGTGTP encoded by the coding sequence ATGACCCTGGCCGGCCGCCTGGCCCCGCTGTCGCGCCTGCCGCGCGATGCGCGCGACACGCTGTTTCTGCTGGCCGTCATCGCCTGCTGCATCGCGCCGCTGGCCGCGCACCTGCCGGCCTGGGCCAGCGCCATGACGGCCACGCTGCTGGCCTGGCGCGGCTGGCTGGCCGTGGGCGGTCGGCCGCTTCCAGGGCGCTGGCTCACGGCCTTGCTGCTGGCGCTGGTGGTGCTGCTGACGCTGCTGTCGCACGGCACCATCGTCGGGCGCGACGCCGGCGTGACCCTGATCGTCATGCTGCTGGCGCTGAAGACGCTGGAGTTGCGCGCACGACGTGACGCCATGGTGGTGTTCTTCCTGGGTTTTTTCACGCTGCTGGCCAACTTCTTCTATTCGCAGGCGCTGCCGATTGCCGCGCTGATGCTGGTGGCGCTGCTGGGCCTGCTCACGGCGCTGGTCAACGCACATATGCCGGTGGGTCGGCCGCCGTTCCTGCAGGCCATGCGCACGGCGGCGCACATGATGCTGCTGGGCGCGCCCCTGATGGCGCTGCTGTTTGTGCTGTTCCCGCGCATGGCCCCGCTATGGGGCCTGCCCGTGGACAAGACCAGCGCGCGCACCGGCCTGTCGGCGCAGATGAGCATAGGCAGCATGGCGTCGCTGGTGCAGGACGGCAGCGTGGCGCTGCGCGTGCGCTTTGACGGCGGCGAGCCTCCAGCGCCGCAGGAGCTGTACTTTCGCGGCCCGGTGCTCACGGCCTTCAATGGGCGCGAATGGTTTGCCCTGTCGCAACCCGAGGCGCGCGCCGTCGCCGGCTGGGCCGCGCCCACGGCCGCCAACCTGCAGGTGCAGGGCGCGCCGCTGGGCTACGAACTGACGCTGGAGCCGCACCAGCAAACCTGGCTGCTGACCCTGGACGCCGCCCAAGCCCCGCCCGAGCTGCCCCATGGCGGCCGCGCGCTGATGTCGCCCGAGCTACAGTGGAGCGCCACCCGCCCCATCCACAGCGTGCTGCGCTACCGCGCCGAGAGCCACCTGCGCTTCACCCACGGCCCGCAGCGGCGCACGCCGCAGATGCAACCCTATGTACAACTGCCGCCCGAGCTGAACCCGCGCACCCTGGCCCTGGCGCGGCAGATGCAGGCCAACCCCCGGCTCGCCGCTGGCGGCGCCCAGGCCTTCGTCGATGACGCCCTGCGGCGACTGCGCAGCGGCGGTTACCGCTACACGCTGGAGCCCGGCCTGTATGGCGCGCACACCGCCGACGAGTTCTGGTTTGACCGCAAAGAGGGCTTTTGCGAGCACATCGCCTCGGCCTTCGTGGTGCTGATGCGCGCGCTGGACGTACCCGCGCGCATCATCACCGGCTACCAGGGCGGACAGCAAAACCCCATAGACGGTTACTGGACCGTGCACCAGAGCGACGCCCATGCCTGGGCCGAGGTCTGGATCGCCGGCCGCGGCTGGGTGCGCGTGGATCCGACGAGCGCCGTCGCCCCCGGCCGCGTCGGCCAGTTGCAGCGCCTGCAGGCGCCGCGCGGCATGCTGGGCACGGCCATGGACGCCGTCGTCAGCCCCACCCTGGTGCAGCACCTGCGCACCGTCTGGGAGGCGGCCAACAACGGCTGGAACCAGTGGGTGCTCAACTACACCCAGGCACGCCAGTTCGACCTGCTCAAGACCCTGGGCTTTGCCGCACCCAGCTGGCTGGACCTGGTGCGCCTGCTGGGCCTGCTGATCTGCGCCGCCGCCCTGGCCGGCGCCCTGTGGGCGCTGTGGGAGCGCAGCCGCCAGGACCCCTGGCAGCGGCTGCTGCTGAAGGCGCGCGCGCGCCTGGCACGCGCCGGCCTGGCGCTGCCCGCCCACCTGCCGCCGCGCGCCATGGCCAGCCAGGCGCGCGAGCGGCTGGGCGCACCCGCCGAGGCCGCCGCGCAATGGCTGCTGCGCCTGGAGCAAACACGCTACGCCCCGCAACCCGACGCCACCCTGGGACAGCTGCGGCGCGAATTCGCCCGCCTGCCCTGGCCCACGGCACAATCGCGCGGCACAGGAACGCCATGA
- a CDS encoding efflux RND transporter periplasmic adaptor subunit: MNKQTQATRQAASSTDLQTLLGDGLARRWWQSITLWLGLLAVAAVAGGWWYWQSSQQAQAAPRYVTQEVQRGQVKLTVAANGTLQPTRSVTIGSELSGTVRRVLVDVNDQVKKGQVLVELDTTKLDSQVLRSRASVASAQARLAQATATTKEARASLARLEEVARLSGGKVPSAAELDAGRAAYERAQADEAAARASVQDARAALATDETNVTKASIRSPIDGVVLSRVVEPGNAVAASLQAVTLLTLAEDLGRLRLEVNVDEADVGSVQPGQQASFTVSAYPSRPYPARTTRVAFGSTKTDNVVTYITYLEVDNADLSLRPGMTAAATITSTERNDVLTVPNTALRFTPMGAAGDGAAQGSKPAAGGDKAGGGSGIMGQLMPRMPRPTGQRRSAADGNGKAGAGQRQIWVLEAGSPKAVRVQTGISDGRVTEVHSDALQPGMQVITDQLAAGAKP, from the coding sequence ATGAACAAGCAAACACAAGCAACGCGACAGGCCGCCTCGTCCACCGATCTGCAGACCCTGCTGGGCGACGGCCTGGCCCGGCGCTGGTGGCAGAGCATTACGCTGTGGCTGGGCCTGCTGGCCGTGGCCGCCGTGGCCGGTGGCTGGTGGTACTGGCAGTCCAGCCAACAGGCCCAGGCCGCGCCGCGCTATGTGACGCAGGAGGTGCAGCGCGGCCAGGTCAAACTGACCGTGGCGGCCAACGGCACGCTGCAGCCCACGCGCTCGGTGACCATTGGCAGCGAGCTGTCGGGCACGGTGCGCCGCGTGCTGGTGGATGTGAACGACCAGGTGAAGAAGGGCCAGGTGCTGGTGGAGCTGGATACCACCAAGCTTGACTCCCAGGTGCTGCGCTCGCGTGCCTCGGTGGCCTCGGCCCAGGCCAGGCTGGCGCAGGCTACGGCCACCACCAAGGAGGCGCGCGCCAGCCTGGCGCGGCTGGAAGAGGTGGCGCGCCTGTCTGGCGGCAAGGTGCCCTCGGCCGCCGAGCTGGACGCCGGCCGCGCCGCCTACGAGCGCGCCCAGGCCGACGAGGCCGCCGCCCGCGCCAGCGTGCAGGACGCCAGGGCGGCGCTGGCCACCGATGAGACCAACGTCACCAAGGCCTCGATCCGCTCGCCCATCGACGGCGTGGTGCTGTCGCGCGTGGTCGAGCCGGGCAATGCCGTGGCCGCCTCGCTGCAGGCCGTGACCCTGCTCACGCTGGCCGAAGACCTGGGCCGGCTGCGCCTGGAGGTGAACGTGGACGAGGCCGACGTGGGCTCGGTGCAGCCGGGCCAGCAGGCCAGCTTCACCGTCAGCGCCTACCCCTCGCGCCCCTACCCGGCGCGCACCACGCGCGTGGCCTTTGGCTCCACCAAGACCGATAACGTAGTCACCTACATCACCTACCTGGAGGTGGACAACGCCGACCTGAGCCTGCGACCGGGCATGACGGCGGCGGCCACCATCACCTCCACCGAGCGCAATGACGTGCTCACCGTGCCCAACACGGCGCTGCGCTTCACGCCCATGGGCGCGGCCGGCGACGGCGCCGCCCAGGGCTCCAAGCCGGCCGCCGGCGGCGACAAGGCGGGCGGCGGCAGCGGCATCATGGGCCAGCTGATGCCGCGCATGCCGCGCCCCACGGGCCAGCGCCGCAGCGCCGCCGACGGCAATGGCAAGGCGGGCGCCGGGCAGCGCCAGATCTGGGTGCTGGAGGCAGGCAGCCCGAAGGCCGTGCGCGTGCAGACCGGCATCAGCGACGGCCGTGTGACCGAGGTACACAGCGACGCGCTGCAGCCTGGCATGCAGGTCATCACCGACCAGCTGGCGGCGGGGGCCAAGCCATGA
- a CDS encoding branched-chain amino acid ABC transporter substrate-binding protein, giving the protein MPSLSRRQAVRACSLALLPLSATTTSAQGAPTKLALIESLSGSFANTGEAVFRNLLWATERVNARGGVKLPGGARPLQLLRYDSKGSNEEALSALRAAIDDGVHFVLQGNSSATAAALIEAISKHNQREPGRRVVFLNYSAVDPLLTNERCNFWHFRFDAHADMRMAALMEVLREDKALQRAYLIGQDYSFGQAVLREARRQLSAQRPDVTIVGDELHPVGRVKDFAPYAVKIKASGAQAVITGNWGNDLTLLVKAAREVGYDGMFYTFYGNALGAPAALGEAGVGKVVAVADWLPNLPTEGSAAFYRAFRERFPKPQDDYVHMRMQLMIEALAQAMEKAASTDALPVARALEGASVSLYGQAGAMRAADHQFQQSLVVGVMDRLGAPGVRFDVEGSGYGFRVVRQITAEKAAQPTTCQMQRP; this is encoded by the coding sequence ATGCCCTCCTTATCCCGTCGCCAGGCCGTGCGCGCCTGTTCACTGGCGCTGCTGCCGCTGTCTGCCACCACCACCAGCGCCCAGGGCGCGCCCACCAAGCTGGCGCTGATCGAAAGCCTCTCGGGCAGCTTTGCCAACACCGGCGAGGCGGTGTTCCGCAACCTGCTCTGGGCCACCGAGCGCGTGAACGCGCGCGGCGGCGTCAAGCTGCCGGGCGGTGCCAGGCCGCTGCAACTGCTGCGCTACGACAGCAAGGGCAGCAACGAGGAGGCGCTATCCGCCCTGCGCGCGGCCATCGACGATGGCGTGCACTTCGTGCTGCAGGGCAACAGCTCGGCCACGGCGGCGGCGCTGATCGAGGCTATCAGCAAACACAACCAGCGCGAACCGGGCCGGCGCGTGGTCTTCCTCAACTACTCGGCCGTCGATCCGCTGCTGACCAACGAACGCTGCAACTTCTGGCATTTCCGCTTCGACGCCCATGCCGACATGCGCATGGCCGCGCTGATGGAGGTGCTGCGCGAGGACAAGGCTTTGCAGCGCGCCTACCTGATAGGCCAGGACTACAGCTTCGGCCAGGCCGTGCTGCGCGAGGCGCGGCGCCAGCTCTCCGCGCAGCGGCCGGACGTCACCATCGTCGGCGACGAGCTGCACCCCGTCGGCCGGGTGAAGGACTTCGCCCCCTACGCCGTGAAGATCAAGGCCAGCGGCGCCCAGGCCGTCATCACCGGCAACTGGGGCAACGACCTGACGCTGCTGGTCAAGGCCGCGCGCGAGGTGGGCTACGACGGCATGTTCTACACCTTCTACGGCAACGCCCTGGGCGCGCCCGCCGCCCTGGGCGAGGCCGGCGTGGGCAAGGTGGTGGCCGTGGCCGACTGGTTGCCGAACCTGCCCACCGAGGGCAGTGCCGCCTTCTACCGCGCGTTTCGCGAGCGCTTCCCCAAGCCGCAGGACGACTACGTGCACATGCGCATGCAGCTCATGATCGAGGCCCTGGCCCAGGCCATGGAAAAGGCCGCCAGCACCGACGCGCTGCCCGTGGCGCGCGCGCTGGAGGGCGCCAGCGTCAGCCTGTACGGCCAGGCGGGCGCCATGCGCGCGGCGGATCACCAGTTCCAGCAGTCGCTGGTGGTCGGCGTGATGGATCGCCTCGGCGCCCCGGGCGTCAGGTTCGACGTCGAAGGCTCGGGCTACGGCTTTCGCGTGGTGCGCCAGATCACGGCGGAGAAGGCAGCACAGCCCACGACCTGCCAGATGCAGCGGCCTTGA
- a CDS encoding DUF2242 domain-containing protein: protein MIASLISSPRLFLAVCTGLLASALAGCARLPEAMPGLEQRHLQFTPNDFDAASMHTRHVLDSQANTCEAARRALLSQGYLVNTASADTVAGRKYYQPHQDVHYEVQMRVVCAPEGQGDARTSAFASALQDRYVIKKVNNSASLGVGGLGSVSLPVSATDDTLVKVGSETITDAQFYARFFQLFERYVRLAPPGTEPALMHPASTPAQGPVLAPAPATTAGVVQPAASSQPLPLQEPEAEQRAAATALPPDAAMPPAAPVGQQ, encoded by the coding sequence GTGATTGCTTCCCTGATTTCATCCCCACGCCTGTTCCTTGCCGTTTGCACCGGCCTGCTGGCCAGCGCCCTGGCGGGCTGCGCGCGCCTGCCGGAGGCCATGCCCGGGCTGGAGCAGCGCCACCTGCAGTTCACCCCGAACGATTTCGATGCCGCCAGCATGCACACGCGCCATGTGCTCGATTCGCAGGCCAACACCTGCGAGGCCGCGCGCCGCGCGCTGCTCAGCCAGGGCTACCTGGTGAACACCGCCAGCGCCGACACGGTGGCCGGGCGCAAGTACTACCAGCCGCACCAGGACGTGCACTACGAGGTACAGATGCGCGTGGTCTGCGCGCCCGAGGGGCAGGGCGATGCGCGCACCTCGGCCTTCGCCAGTGCGCTGCAGGACCGCTACGTGATCAAGAAGGTGAACAACTCCGCCTCGCTGGGCGTGGGCGGGCTGGGCTCGGTGTCGCTGCCGGTGTCGGCCACCGACGACACCCTGGTCAAGGTCGGCAGCGAGACGATCACCGACGCGCAGTTCTACGCCCGCTTCTTCCAGCTGTTCGAGCGCTATGTGCGCCTGGCGCCGCCGGGCACCGAGCCGGCGCTGATGCACCCGGCCAGCACCCCGGCGCAGGGGCCGGTGCTGGCGCCAGCCCCGGCCACCACCGCCGGTGTGGTGCAACCGGCAGCCAGTTCCCAGCCGCTGCCGCTGCAAGAGCCCGAGGCCGAGCAGCGTGCCGCAGCCACGGCGTTGCCGCCGGATGCGGCCATGCCGCCCGCTGCGCCCGTCGGGCAGCAGTAA
- the mltB gene encoding lytic murein transglycosylase B gives MTFLTFKTTFLIAACALSISATAKNNPKKQPAKAAPAPHYAESAEAMRFADDLAERRGLDREWVRQAIGQARLLREVPRLVLPPPKGQPKNWAAYRARFVEPVRIRAGLRFWQDNAETLARAEKEYGVPAEIIVGIIGVETIYGQHMGGYRVIDALATLAFDFPDAHPRAPERRAFFQRELEQFLSLMDRTGTDPHSPRGSYAGAMGLGQFMPSSWSRWAVDFDGDGRIDLWRSAPDAIGSVANYFVAHGWHSGMATHYAVAFDTASLQLDELLAPDILPTFSVASMAAKGAQVQGDGATYAGPLALVELQNGAAPASYVAGTENFYAVTRYNWSSYYAMAVIELGRAVAAARGVP, from the coding sequence ATGACATTCTTGACCTTCAAAACTACATTTTTGATAGCTGCTTGCGCTTTATCTATAAGCGCTACAGCCAAAAACAACCCTAAAAAACAGCCTGCCAAGGCAGCTCCCGCCCCGCATTACGCCGAAAGCGCCGAAGCCATGCGCTTCGCCGACGACCTGGCCGAACGCCGCGGCCTGGACCGCGAGTGGGTGCGCCAGGCCATAGGCCAGGCACGCCTGCTGCGCGAGGTGCCGCGCCTGGTGCTGCCGCCGCCCAAGGGCCAACCCAAGAACTGGGCCGCCTACCGCGCGCGCTTTGTCGAGCCGGTGCGCATACGCGCGGGCCTGCGCTTCTGGCAGGACAACGCCGAGACGCTGGCGCGGGCCGAGAAAGAGTACGGCGTGCCGGCCGAAATCATCGTCGGCATCATCGGCGTGGAGACCATCTACGGCCAGCACATGGGCGGCTACCGCGTCATCGACGCGCTGGCCACCCTCGCCTTCGACTTCCCCGACGCCCACCCGCGCGCGCCCGAGCGGCGCGCCTTCTTCCAGCGCGAGCTGGAGCAGTTCCTGTCCCTGATGGATCGCACCGGCACCGACCCGCACAGCCCGCGCGGCAGCTACGCCGGCGCCATGGGCCTGGGCCAGTTCATGCCATCGAGCTGGTCACGCTGGGCGGTGGACTTTGACGGCGACGGCCGCATCGACCTGTGGCGCAGCGCGCCGGACGCCATAGGCTCGGTGGCCAACTACTTCGTGGCCCATGGCTGGCACAGCGGCATGGCCACGCATTACGCCGTGGCCTTCGACACCGCCAGCCTGCAGCTTGACGAGCTGCTGGCCCCCGACATCCTGCCCACCTTCAGCGTGGCCAGCATGGCCGCCAAGGGCGCCCAGGTGCAGGGCGACGGCGCCACGTACGCCGGCCCGCTAGCCCTGGTGGAGCTGCAAAACGGCGCCGCACCAGCGAGCTACGTGGCCGGCACCGAAAACTTCTACGCCGTCACGCGCTACAACTGGTCAAGCTACTACGCCATGGCGGTGATCGAGCTGGGCCGGGCGGTGGCGGCGGCGCGCGGCGTGCCCTGA
- a CDS encoding ABC transporter permease, translating to MLLNSLLLALRSIRRNLMRSFLTVLGIVIGVSAVITMVTLGNGATLSVQAQIASLGTNLLQVRPGQRMGPGGASGAPAFKDVDADAIAQQIGGILAVAPEARTSATAVAGGRNWTTSVLGSTNDWLQTGSWTLARGREFTPDEQRVGAAVCLIGQTVQRELFGASTDPLGERVRVRQFSCEVVGVLASKGQGAFGNDQDDVVLLPLKTLQRRVIGSTRVPTLLVSMKDGSDAERVKASLTELLRERRKLSDSDDDNFNVLDTKQLADTFSGTTRVMTTLLGAVAAVSLLVGGIGIMNIMLVSVTERTREIGLRLAIGALEREVLMQFLIEAVVLAALGGLIGIVLATGASMLLAGAMGIPYIFHPGVNVLAFVFSAVIGVVFGFFPARRAARLDPIEALRHE from the coding sequence ATGCTGCTCAACTCGCTGCTGCTGGCGCTGCGCTCGATAAGGCGCAACCTGATGCGCTCGTTTCTCACCGTGCTGGGCATCGTCATCGGCGTCAGCGCGGTGATCACCATGGTCACGCTGGGCAACGGCGCCACGCTGTCGGTGCAGGCGCAGATTGCCAGCCTGGGCACCAATTTGCTGCAGGTGCGCCCGGGCCAGCGCATGGGGCCGGGCGGCGCCAGCGGCGCGCCGGCCTTCAAGGACGTGGACGCCGACGCCATCGCCCAGCAGATCGGCGGCATTCTGGCCGTCGCGCCCGAGGCGCGCACCAGCGCCACCGCCGTCGCGGGCGGGCGCAACTGGACCACCAGCGTGCTGGGCAGCACCAATGACTGGCTGCAGACCGGCAGCTGGACGCTGGCGCGCGGCCGCGAGTTCACGCCCGACGAGCAGCGCGTGGGCGCGGCCGTGTGCCTGATCGGCCAGACCGTGCAGCGCGAGCTGTTCGGCGCCAGCACCGACCCGCTGGGCGAGCGCGTGCGCGTGCGCCAGTTCTCCTGCGAGGTGGTGGGCGTGCTGGCCTCCAAGGGGCAGGGGGCGTTTGGCAACGACCAGGACGATGTGGTGCTGCTGCCGCTCAAGACCCTGCAGCGGCGCGTGATCGGCAGCACGCGCGTGCCCACGCTGCTGGTGTCGATGAAGGACGGCAGCGACGCCGAGCGCGTCAAGGCCAGCCTGACCGAGCTGCTGCGCGAGCGGCGCAAGCTCTCGGACAGCGACGACGACAACTTCAACGTGCTCGACACCAAGCAGCTGGCCGACACCTTCTCGGGCACCACGCGCGTCATGACGACGCTCTTGGGCGCGGTGGCCGCGGTGAGCCTGCTGGTGGGCGGCATAGGCATCATGAACATCATGCTGGTGAGCGTCACCGAGCGCACGCGCGAGATCGGCCTGCGCCTGGCGATCGGCGCGCTCGAGCGCGAGGTGCTGATGCAGTTTTTGATAGAGGCCGTGGTGCTGGCGGCGCTGGGCGGGCTGATAGGCATCGTGCTGGCCACGGGCGCCTCGATGCTGCTGGCTGGGGCCATGGGCATTCCCTACATCTTCCATCCGGGGGTGAATGTGCTGGCGTTCGTGTTCTCGGCCGTGATCGGCGTGGTGTTCGGCTTCTTTCCCGCGCGGCGCGCGGCCCGGCTCGATCCCATCGAGGCGCTGCGGCATGAGTGA
- a CDS encoding ABC transporter ATP-binding protein, whose protein sequence is MSAQAQPSQDSQPLIRLRGITKVYGEGALAFQALKGVDLDIAAGEFLAIMGPSGSGKSTAMNVIGCLDRPSAGDYLFRGVPVQALSRDDRARLRRRFMGFVFQGFNLLARTSAQENVELPLLYRGESAAARHAAAARALQAVGLTGWEHHTPAELSGGQQQRVAIARAMVSQPAVLLADEPTGNLDTQRSREIMELLWRLNVDQGITVLMVTHEMEMAQYARRIVRFVDGRIDSDRANPEPYALARAAAAQPAEVAP, encoded by the coding sequence ATGAGCGCCCAGGCGCAGCCGTCGCAAGACAGCCAGCCGCTGATCCGCCTGCGCGGCATCACCAAGGTCTATGGCGAGGGCGCGCTGGCCTTTCAGGCGCTCAAGGGCGTGGATCTGGACATAGCGGCCGGCGAGTTCCTGGCCATCATGGGCCCCAGCGGCTCGGGCAAGTCCACGGCCATGAACGTCATCGGCTGCCTGGACCGGCCCAGCGCCGGTGACTACCTGTTTCGCGGCGTGCCGGTGCAGGCCCTGTCGCGCGACGACCGGGCCAGGCTGCGCCGGCGCTTCATGGGCTTTGTGTTCCAGGGCTTCAACCTGCTGGCGCGCACCTCGGCGCAGGAGAACGTGGAGCTGCCGCTGCTCTACCGCGGCGAGAGCGCGGCCGCGCGCCACGCGGCCGCGGCCCGGGCGCTTCAGGCTGTGGGCCTCACGGGCTGGGAGCACCATACGCCGGCCGAGCTCTCGGGCGGCCAGCAGCAGCGGGTGGCGATTGCACGCGCCATGGTCAGCCAGCCGGCGGTGCTGCTGGCCGACGAGCCCACGGGCAACCTCGACACCCAGCGCAGCCGCGAGATCATGGAGCTGCTCTGGCGCCTGAACGTCGATCAGGGCATCACAGTGCTGATGGTCACGCACGAGATGGAGATGGCGCAGTACGCGCGGCGCATCGTGCGCTTTGTCGATGGCCGCATCGACAGCGACCGGGCCAACCCCGAGCCCTACGCGCTGGCGCGCGCGGCGGCGGCGCAGCCGGCGGAGGTGGCGCCATGA